In Quercus robur chromosome 10, dhQueRobu3.1, whole genome shotgun sequence, a genomic segment contains:
- the LOC126701968 gene encoding putative pentatricopeptide repeat-containing protein At1g64310 — MFFQHHFLHSELSKIFQSLSRTKQLHALIIRTHLSCDPFYATRIVRFYAINNDIHSAHNLFKKTPQQSVFLWNSIIRAYAQAQNFCEAQSLFKMMLRTETRPDCFTYACIIRACSENFNLGALRLVHGGVIVSGLGLDSICGSAFVTAYSKLGLVDEASVVFHGIPEPDLVMWNSMISGYGCHGFWDKGLQLFSRMRNEGTQPDGYTIVGLLSGLAYSSLLSIGQGIHGFCLKSGFDFNAHVGSVLVSMYSRCKCMNSAYRVFSNLSQLDLVTWSALITGYSQSGDYEKALFFFKKLNMQGKMADPILIASVLAAVAQFANVGPGCEIHSYVLRHGFESDVMVSSSLIDMYLKCGFVGLGIRVFEIMPERNIVSYNSVISGLGLNGLASQAFEMFEEILEKGLLPDESTFSALLCACCHGGLVKDGREIFRRMKDEFCIQARTEHYVYMVKLLGMDGELEEAYNLILSLPEPVDCGIWGALLSCCDACGNSELAEIVAQQLFDDSPEKSAYRIMLSKIYAGNGRWDDVQKVRSDMTRDLRKMPGVSWIEASGNQLLERCINS, encoded by the coding sequence ATGTTCTTTCAGCACCATTTTCTTCACTCAGAGCTCTCAAAGATTTTCCAATCCTTGTCAAGAACCAAACAACTGCATGCTTTAATCATAAGGACCCACCTCTCTTGTGATCCATTTTATGCAACTAGAATAGTGAGGTTCTATGCTATCAATAATGATATTCATTCTGCTCATAACCTGTTCAAAAAAACTCCCCAACAAAGTGTGTTTCTTTGGAATTCAATTATtcgagcatatgcacaagcccAAAACTTTTGTGAAGCACAATCTCTCTTTAAGATGATGCTCAGAACTGAAACTAGACCTGATTGTTTTACTTATGCTTGTATTATACGTGCGTGCTCTGAGAACTTTAATTTAGGTGCATTAAGACTTGTTCACGGAGGAGTAATAGTTTCAGGGTTAGGGTTGGATTCCATTTGTGGTAGTGCATTTGTGACTGCTTATTCTAAGTTGGGCCTTGTTGATGAAGCCAGTGTGGTGTTTCATGGGATACCTGAGCCGGATTTGGTTATGTGGAATTCTATGATTTCTGGTTATGGCTGCCATGGATTTTGGGATAAAGGGCTACAGCTGTTCAGTAGAATGAGAAATGAGGGGACGCAGCCAGATGGATATACGATAGTTGGGTTGCTTTCAGGTTTAGCATATTCCAGCTTGCTGAGTATTGGCCAAGGAATACATGGTTTTTGCTTGAAAAGTGGTTTTGATTTTAATGCTCACGTAGGTAGTGTACTTGTGAGCATGTACTCTAGGTGTAAGTGCATGAATTCCGCATATAGAGTTTTCAGTAATTTATCCCAGCTAGATTTAGTTACATGGTCTGCTTTGATAACTGGATATTCTCAATCTGGAGATTATGAGAAGGCATTGTTTTTCTTCAAGAAACTCAATATGCAGGGCAAGATGGCAGATCCCATTCTAATTGCCAGTGTGCTAGCAGCTGTAGCTCAATTTGCAAATGTAGGGCCTGGTTGCGAGATACACAGTTATGTACTTAGACATGGATTTGAATCGGATGTAATGGTCTCCTCTTCTCTAATAGATATGTATTTGAAGTGTGGTTTTGTGGGCTTGGGTATTCGTGTATTTGAGATTATGCCAGAGAGGAATATAGTTTCTTATAATTCTGTAATTTCAGGCCTTGGTTTGAATGGACTTGCCTCCCAGGCCTTTGAAATGTTTGAAGAGATACTAGAGAAAGGATTATTACCTGATGAATCTACTTTCTCTGCACTCCTTTGTGCTTGCTGCCATGGCGGCCTCGTCAAAGATGGCCGGGAAATTTTCAGACGAATGAAAGATGAATTTTGCATTCAAGCTAGAACTGAGCATTATGTTTACATGGTAAAACTCCTTGGGATGGATGGTGAGTTAGAAGAGGCTTACAATCTTATCCTATCTTTGCCAGAACCAGTAGATTGTGGCATATGGGGAGCCCTTTTATCATGCTGTGATGCTTGTGGAAATTCAGAGCTGGCAGAAATTGTTGCTCAGCAGCTTTTTGATGATTCTCCTGAGAAAAGTGCTTATAGAATCATGCTTTCTAAAATATATGCTGGCAATGGGAGGTGGGATGATGTGCAGAAGGTGAGGAGTGATATGACAAGAGATCTGAGGAAAATGCCTGGTGTTAGCTGGATTGAAGCCAGTGGCAATCAACTGTTGGAAAGATGTATAAATTCTTGA